A genomic stretch from Sphingomonas faeni includes:
- a CDS encoding RNA polymerase sigma factor, whose product MSESDRPDSGDAGRGHGDAELRTMLVVFFRRRGEPPQEVDDLVQEVLLRLSSRRSPHEMENLAGYAIRTAESVLVDRSRRRSVRHHHDHVEFDAERDADQAIGPDRIVASRQELAVVVAALSALPERTRTIFVLRRLEGMRYRDIADRLGLSISAVEKHMVRASLHLLKFEERRT is encoded by the coding sequence ATGTCAGAGTCCGACCGTCCAGATTCCGGCGATGCCGGCCGCGGGCATGGTGATGCGGAGCTCCGCACCATGCTCGTGGTCTTCTTCCGAAGACGTGGCGAGCCACCGCAGGAAGTCGACGACCTCGTCCAAGAAGTTCTCTTGCGCCTCTCCAGCCGCAGGTCGCCGCACGAAATGGAAAACCTCGCCGGGTATGCCATCCGAACGGCGGAAAGCGTCCTGGTCGATCGCAGCAGACGTCGGTCCGTCCGCCACCATCATGATCACGTCGAGTTCGACGCGGAGCGCGATGCTGACCAGGCCATCGGACCGGACCGGATCGTCGCCAGTCGTCAGGAGCTGGCCGTGGTGGTGGCGGCATTGAGCGCCTTGCCCGAACGTACAAGGACGATCTTCGTTCTGCGCCGCCTCGAAGGCATGCGCTACCGGGACATCGCGGACCGTCTGGGGCTGTCGATCAGTGCAGTCGAGAAGCACATGGTGCGAGCGTCCCTGCATCTTCTCAAATTCGAGGAGCGCCGGACGTGA
- a CDS encoding RNA polymerase sigma factor — protein MTASNSIHAARSDPLEAFVVSDYGCLLSFIRARGAGDDAEDILQELWMKARQTDTRTQTPGKIGEPKAFLRRMAINLIADNRRAGLHRGNRENGWVQCHGPFDGAFKTEPCAERMLIAREELHAVDRQLDRLSGGASVVFRRFRIDGATQKEIAVEKGITVSGVEKHLYRCDRALDKLREARAADRGS, from the coding sequence TTGACCGCTTCCAACTCAATTCACGCCGCGCGGAGTGATCCCCTGGAAGCGTTCGTTGTTTCCGACTACGGATGCCTGCTCAGTTTCATTCGTGCCCGGGGAGCGGGTGACGACGCCGAGGACATTCTCCAGGAACTGTGGATGAAGGCGCGGCAGACGGACACCAGAACCCAGACGCCTGGAAAAATCGGTGAGCCCAAGGCCTTCTTGCGCCGAATGGCAATTAACCTGATCGCCGACAACCGTCGCGCAGGGTTGCACCGCGGTAACCGCGAAAATGGCTGGGTCCAATGTCACGGACCCTTCGACGGTGCTTTCAAAACTGAACCCTGTGCCGAGCGTATGCTGATTGCACGGGAGGAATTGCACGCGGTTGATCGTCAACTCGACCGTCTCAGCGGGGGAGCGTCCGTGGTATTCCGTCGGTTCCGGATCGATGGTGCTACTCAAAAAGAGATAGCAGTCGAGAAAGGCATAACAGTCAGCGGGGTCGAGAAGCACCTCTATCGATGCGACCGTGCCTTGGACAAGCTACGGGAAGCCAGAGCGGCTGATCGCGGGTCTTGA
- a CDS encoding FecR family protein translates to MSGPMTRRELYGLTSDEAAALWLVRRSGDAPIGDVSVFDAWLAASSENRDAWDRACRMWDRFDDVPDDVLASLRSDALAVTAESRGRRRVFALMAVAAAVVIALSFGMLLRVFPNAPATRTQIASNQPSSDRVLSTGKGQRASAVLSDGTNVQLDAETTMRVAYAQGARRVMLDRGQVFFDVAHDASRPFTVLADGRTVTALGTRFTVRNDPGRYQVALLQGRVRVASRTSARTVTLAPGEKFVAAGAFGSVSNLDVAKVTAWQEGQVEFDDAMLSDAVAEMNRYSAVQLSVTDEALGRMRVSGRFRAGDWLSFSRMVSKVLPLRVVRRSATRVELRPAR, encoded by the coding sequence GTGAGCGGGCCCATGACGCGACGCGAACTGTACGGGCTGACCTCCGACGAGGCGGCTGCGTTATGGCTGGTCAGGAGGTCGGGCGACGCACCCATCGGCGACGTCTCGGTTTTCGACGCGTGGCTCGCCGCTAGCAGCGAAAATCGTGACGCCTGGGATCGCGCATGCCGGATGTGGGACCGGTTCGACGACGTGCCCGACGACGTCCTCGCTTCGCTCCGTAGCGATGCACTGGCGGTCACGGCCGAGTCCCGGGGACGGAGGCGGGTCTTCGCGCTGATGGCAGTCGCCGCCGCCGTAGTGATCGCCTTGTCGTTCGGCATGTTGTTGCGCGTCTTTCCAAACGCGCCCGCGACGCGAACACAGATAGCCTCGAACCAGCCATCGAGCGACCGCGTCCTGTCCACGGGCAAAGGGCAGCGCGCGTCAGCGGTTTTGAGCGACGGCACAAACGTTCAACTCGACGCCGAGACGACGATGAGAGTGGCCTATGCCCAAGGAGCGCGTCGCGTGATGCTCGATAGGGGGCAGGTGTTCTTCGACGTCGCTCACGACGCGAGCCGGCCCTTCACCGTACTTGCGGATGGTCGAACAGTCACGGCGCTCGGTACCCGGTTCACAGTGCGAAACGATCCCGGGCGCTATCAGGTGGCGTTGCTGCAAGGGCGCGTCCGGGTCGCTAGCCGGACGTCTGCGCGGACGGTCACCCTCGCCCCCGGCGAGAAATTCGTGGCAGCCGGGGCTTTCGGGTCAGTTTCCAACCTCGACGTCGCCAAAGTCACGGCATGGCAAGAAGGGCAGGTCGAGTTCGACGACGCCATGTTGAGCGACGCGGTCGCCGAAATGAACCGTTACAGTGCCGTGCAGCTCTCAGTTACGGATGAGGCGCTGGGACGCATGCGGGTATCCGGCCGGTTCCGGGCCGGCGACTGGCTGAGCTTCAGCCGCATGGTCTCGAAAGTCCTGCCGCTCCGCGTCGTCCGTCGTTCCGCTACGCGGGTTGAGCTAAGACCTGCTCGCTGA